From the genome of Anopheles funestus chromosome 2RL, idAnoFuneDA-416_04, whole genome shotgun sequence:
ATGTTAAACTGGAACACTCCCAGCACCTTTCGTGGTCCGTTCGGATCAACGGCAGCAACCCGAGCCTTCACCTTTTCGATAACCGTTTCCAGCGACATTATGGTCGACGTACGACTACGTGTTCCTGTGTACTGCTACGTGTTGAAGCGCAAACAACCCGACTGGACCGGGAGGATCTTCGAATGGTGGTTTTATAGCACCTTCGAACAATCGCTTAACTAGAGCGTTCACATGCACCCGAGCAGCTGTAGGTAGACACACATATTAGATTGGCCTTAAGATCTTCGACCCAACCCAACCGCTGATGATTAGTGAACAATCGACGGCTGGGCGGAAGACGCCAAGCTTCGCCGCTTCATACACACATTGGcatcttgctctctctctctctctccaactCGTTCTCGGTAGTCCCTCGGGCGAAAGATGACTATCTTATCTTCTTAACTTTTGGCCCAACAGATAGCAGAAGGCATAGCGGATCACCGCGACATGGACCCACGGTGTAAGGTATGGGGGACCCTCGTTCACACTGAAGTGGTTGCATGGTACGACCGAGTCATCATCCGCAATCGGGTTCCTTTTCGAGTACTCCGAACGCCGAACGGTGTACTTTTAATTGGATTATTGAGCGTGAATTGAACGAGAGCCCCGGGTCTGGCAGACGGGCCGATTCATGCCGTTCGCCAATTGGATGTCATTTGTGGTGTGTTCCACAGTTCGGAAGCAGGTACACTACTACCACACTATCCGAAGGTTCGTTGAGAATTACTTAAGACTAGTTCCCGATTTAATGTCCCGGTTTTGGGGAATTGCAAATAAATAGTAACAAATTTTTCAGATCCACTCCACTTCCAGATAAGTTCCCTACATCTCCGTAATGAGACAGcataaatgtaacaaaattgCACACCGGGTGCTTTTTTTGGGAGCAAGCAACTCTTGATAAAACCCCATTAATTTGGACAATTACTCGCTGCAATTGATTATCAATATTGCATATATTGGTTCACGATAATGCCACCAATTCGGTTATCTGATTAGCTCGATTTCAACCAGttactaaacaaaaaagctgTAGAATGATAGGCAGAAAATGGAACAATACGCGATCGATAGCTGAATGCTACAAGTGTGTGACTTAAGTTACctaagagattttttttttcattatgaaCCATGTGTAACGAACCCATGTTGGGCAATCTTTGCACCATCTTTTGGTCACCAAAGGCGGGTCAAAAAGAACTCGATGTGTAGCAACTTGGAGATAGAGGAAACACtccaaatatttatttttaacaaatcatTCAGTCTCTTCGTTTAGATCGCATCAACCAGGGCCTGGAACAGGTTCTGATCGCCAGTCATGGACACCTTGCCCTGGGCGACGGCATCCTTAACCGGGATTGCCTTCGTACCGATGGCGATAAAGTCCTCATCCTTCAGGTTGATCACCACATCAGGCGAACTGGCCTTACCGTCCGACACCTTCAGTGCCTTCAGATCGACAACTGTTTACAGAAATAGAGAATTGAGTCTTAGGTATTCCATATTGGAGGGACTCAGATGAGTTACTTACTAATTTCATGCAGGCCATCGGCGGCCTCAATGTTCAGCTGGAACACACCGAGAACCTTGCGTGGACCGTTCGGGTCAATACCGGCAACACGGGCCTTAATTTTCTCGATCACAGCGTCGCActtcatgatgatgatgaggttgGTGGCTAGTTGTTTGTACCAAGAGATCCTACAGAGCACTGTACCTTTGCAAAGGGCGATGAATGCTTTTTTATACTAAAAAGCCTACAAAAGACAAACACACCGAGGCCTAGGATAATCTTGTGGATGCCTATTTTTATCAACACGTACACGTTATTCTTAACCCCGTACCGAAAGGGatccaaaaatgaaaaccggGATTAATGCACACCTTCACTTCCTAACTCAGTTATAATATAATCCATGGTTAATCAGACGCGCCACACATACGGGTTTCGAGATTAACCACCTGAAAACTCTGGTGGTACGATGTGTGACTTCAATGTCAACGGATTTGTGGCTGCACACGTCATAGCCGGGTGTGTCACCCTTGCAACTGTCTatgacgtgtttttttttcttccaccggtAAAGATATTGCTATAAAAAGATGCACATATTATGCACCGTGCAGATTCGTAAACGTGCCACACCTTGTTCTGCATTCGGTTTCTAAAGGTTTCCTTCTGGCAAACACCTttccatcagcatcatcatgaaGTGCGACGCTGTGATCGAGAAAATTAAGGCCCGTGTTGCCGCCATTGACCCGAACGGTCCACGCAAGGTTCTCGGTGTGTTCCAGCTGAACATTGAGGCCGCCGATGGCCTGCATGAAATTAGTAAGTAACTCATCTGGCTCCTTTCCCACAATATACGAAGAGTACTTAAGTTTCAATTCTCTATCTCTGTAAACAGTTGTCGATCTGAAGGCACTGAAGGTGTCGGATGGTAAGGCCAGTTCGCCTGATGTGGTGATCAACCTGAAGGATGAGGACTTTATCGCCATCGGTACGAAGGCGATCCCGGTTAAGGATGCCGTCGCCCAGGGTAAGGTGTCCATGACTGGCGATCAGAACCTGTTCCAGGCCTTGGTTGATGCGATCTAGGAAATTAATATGGCATTAAACGTAACGAATAAATGACTCTTTCTGAAATACACTTACAACGTCGTAAAGATAATTTTGTTGTGGAGCTAAAGCCTTATGTTTGGGTTCATATCGACCGTTATATCCTCTGTATTCTGAACGCTTCTATGTTACCAAGACTTCTCTGTCACCGATTTCTTTGTTAGGAAAGAGTTCACGAGGTTGTATGgtataatattaaatttcctCTTCCAGTTAGCTTAAAGATAACGAGTAATAATTGTTGTATGATCTACCATAAATATCATAGCAAAAAGCTAGCAAAACTTCCTACAATTCCGAATTCttgtaattgttttctttgcccAAAACATCGCAGTTTTTGTATCAAACCACTAGCTTATATAAAGAGCTAAGACTTTATCTTCTATCTCCCATTCCCATCTCAATCTCAAGATAATCTCATCTATCTCTAAGTACAGAATGAATCACGCTGAATTGAAACATTAGACGTAAACTATTAGTATTTTTGCTACAGAAAAATTAATGGGAATGTTAAAACAAATGATTGAATAGAATCTAAGTTGAAGGCATCATAAATggtcaaaattaaatattatttatacacaaaaaatagacGTAACGAAAAATAGacgaaaaatagaaattaacaaacaagtatacccaaaacaaaactaaatcaaAATCATTC
Proteins encoded in this window:
- the LOC125760588 gene encoding uncharacterized protein LOC125760588; the protein is MKCDAVIEKIKARVAAIDPNGPRKVLGVFQLNIEAADGLHEIIVDLKALKVSDGKASSPDVVINLKDEDFIAIGTKAIPVKDAVAQGKVSMTGDQNLFQALVDAI
- the LOC125760587 gene encoding uncharacterized protein LOC125760587 translates to MKCDAVIEKIKARVAGIDPNGPRKVLGVFQLNIEAADGLHEIIVDLKALKVSDGKASSPDVVINLKDEDFIAIGTKAIPVKDAVAQGKVSMTGDQNLFQALVDAI